The Streptomyces sp. R28 region GCGAGTCTGGAGGCGTTCATGCGCCTGGAGGCTCCGGAGTTCATGCTCAACGCCCGCCAGCGCGGATCCGCCTACCCGACGATCGGCGCCTTCTACGACGCCATCCGGGAGGCGATCATCCGTAATGCGGGAGCGGTGGAACGTGCGGTCCGGCTGGGCGGTCGAGCCAACCAGGTGGGCGGCAACCTTGGCTACCTGACCTTCGAGCCGGACGATGACGATCCCGTGGGCAAGCTCCTTCAGGGGCTCGACATCATCACCGAACAAGGGGAAGGCGAAGGCGAGGGGACGGTCGAGACGGCCCGGGAGAACTTCCAGAAGGAGGGATCCCACTACGCTCGCTTCGCCGAACTGCGCTACGGCCGGCGCTACGTCGCCCCCGACGACACAGTCATCTCACGAGAGACGGAACGGGACTTCTTCACCGGCGAGGAGATCGCCTGGCCCGTGGTCATCAACACCCTCGCCGTCCCGGATGACGGGTACGCGGCGCTGCTCGCACTCGACCCTCAGGGGCCCGAAGTCCGCAAAGAACTCGAGGGCTTCGACGACGCCTATACCCAGATGATGGTGGCCCTGGACACCTCCTGGAACGGCCCGGTGGAGACCTGGTGGCCGTCGCTTGGTGCTGCGGTCACGCAGATGGACCAGATGCGCGTACGGTCCTGCTTCAACATCATGCGCAACCAGGTCCCGCAGCCGGCCGTCGCCAGACTGCGCGACCTCTACCCGCGCGAGTACCGGGCGTTGGAGCGCTACACGGACCTGAGCCAGGCCGTGTTCTACGGCCCGCGCTTTATCAACAGCGCCGCATGAACGTGCCGTGGTGGTCCGCACGGTGCGGGCCGCCACGCCACCTTCTCCACCCGACGAAGGGCGAGACCCCACCGTGGTTCGCAACGCAAACCGCCTGCCGCTCGGCGGGCTGCTGGCGCTGGCCACCGCCGGCTTTCTGACCATGCTCACCGAGACCGTCCCCGCTGGGCTGCTGCCCCAGGTCGGCGACGGACTCCATGTATCGGACTCCGCGGCCGGCCAGTTGCTGACCGTGTACGCCGCAGGATCGGTGGTCGCGGCAATCCCCCTGACGGCCGTGACCCGCAGCCTGCCCCGACGTCCCCTGCTGGTGGCCACGATTGCCGCCGTAGCCCTGGTCAACCTCGTCACTGCGGTGTCGGCTTCCTACGAACTGACCGTGGTGGCCCGGGCAGTGGGCGGCATGGCGGCCGGCATCCAATGGGCGATGATCGCCGGATACGCCATGCGGCTGGTGGACGAGCCCCGCAAGGGCCGGGCCCTGGCAGTGTCGATGGCCGGAGTGCCGACCGCGCTCGCCCTGGGTGTCCCGGTCGGCACCTACGCCGGCGACCTGCTGGGCTGGCGCTACACCTTCGCGGCCATCGGCGCGCTGGCGCTGCTGGTCGCAGGGTGGGTGCTCGCCGCTGTCCCTCCCTTCCCCGGTGAGGACGCGGCCGGCCGCACTCCGCTGCGCCAGGTCTTCCTGCTGCCTGGCATCGCCACCATCCTGATCGCCGCTCTCCTCTTCGAGATCGGCCACATGAACCTGTACACGTATGTCGCCCCGTTCCTGCGGCGGGCGGGACTGGGCGGGTCGGTCGGGCCGGTGCTGCTGGCCTTCGGAGTCGCTGCCATGATCGGCCTGTTCGCCGCGGGCGTGTACATCGACAGGAATCTGCAAGGCGTCGTGCTGGCCACTTTGGCCTTGTTCACCCTTTCCATGGTCCTGTTGAGCCTGTGGGGGACACACGCCTGGCTGGCGGTGACCGTGCTGTTCGGCTGGGGCCTCGCGCTGGGCATCGCACCGACGATGTTCCAGGCCGCAGCCGCCAAGGCGGCAGGTACGGCGGCGGAGGTGGCGCAAGCCATGCTCGTCACCGTGCTCAACGCGGGCATGTCCCTGGGTTCCATGACGGGCGGACTCATCCTGAGCGGCCGCGGCGTCGGCGCGCTCCCCTGGACCAGCCTGATCGTGTTCGCCGCGGCACTGGTCCTGGCCGCTGCCACCCGCCGCACGGCCTTCGCCGCGCCCGCGCCCACAGCACACCCACCGCACGAAGACAGGACGCAGCCGCGGGAGCCTGTGCGGTGAGCACCTTCTACCACGTGTGCTTCACGACGCCGGACCTCACCGCGACCATGGGCGACCTCACCCGATCCGCAGGCCTGACCTGGCAGCCCCCGGTAGAGGGCAGGCTGGCCGACTGGGACTACCGCATGGCTTTCACCGCGGGCGGATCACCCTTCATCGAACTCATCGAAACCGACCCCGGCGGGCCATGGGGAGACACCTCCACCCCAGGCTTCCACCACCTGGGCTTTTGGACCTCCGACCTCACCGCCGGCAGAACACGTCTGAACAGCCAGGGCTATCCGGAGGCGTTCTCGGGATGCCCCTACGGACGAGCCTTCGCCTACCACCGCCTGAACAGCCTGGGCGGCCACATCGAGCTTGTCGACCTCACCCGGCAGTCCGCCTTCCTCCAGAACTGGAACCCGGACGGACAGCCGATGCCCGCCATCGACGAATCGAGCCTCGCATGAAACCCATCACCCTGATCACCGGTGGCAGCAGCGGAATCGGTGCCGCCACCGCCCAGAGCCTGCTCAAGCAGGGCCACCGCGTCGCCCTCACCGGCCGTGACCCCGACAAGCTCGCGGCCTTCGCGGCCAACCAGGGCGCCGGCAGCGACCTCATGACACTGCCGGGAGACACCTCCGATGCCTCGGCCGTGAGCCGCGCCGTCAAGAGCGTGACGCAGTGGGGCCGTCTGGAAAACGTCGTGGTCAACGCGGGTTTCTCCCTGCCTGGAACGCTCATGGATCACACACCCGAGGCCATGCACGCCATGGTGCTGACCAATGTGCTGGGTCCCGCACTCGTCGTTCGTGAGTGCATCCCCCACCTGAAGGACAGCCGCGGCCGGCTCGTCCTGGTCGGCAGCGTCGCCGGGGCCAAGCACACCCCCAACAACCTCTACTCGGTCACCAAGTGGGCGCTGCATGCGCTGGCGGAGAACACCCGGCTCGCGGTCACCGCCGATGGTGTCGGGGTGACGCTGGTGGCGCCGGGCAAGGTCGACACCCCCTTCTGGGACAACCGGGGCGGCCTGCCGGACGGCCCCGCGATGAGTGCCCAGGACGTCGCGAGCTGCATCCTGTTCGCCTTGAACCAGCCGCCGGGCATGGACATCAACCAGCTCCAGGTGCGTCCCGTCGGGCAGATCAACTAAGGCCTCCCATACGGTGCAGGGGTCCGGCGGCAGCGCCCGCACCGGTCGCTCTACGCGCCGTGGCCGGCCACCTGCGCGCGTGCCGCCCGGGCCGCCACAGCCCCCTGGACCCGGTGCTCCAGCAGGTCTCCGAACATTGCCCCGCGGCGCAGCACTTGGCGCACTTGTTCCTCTTCCCGAGCCCTCGCGAGGGCGGGGTCGTGCGTGCGCGGAGCAGCAGCGGACGCCGATGGAGTCCGCAGCAGGCGCAGCGCCCGCTGAACCCCGTCTCAGGCAGCCCGCGGCGCGCATGATCCAGTACAGGCGCACCGAGGAGTCCCTCAACTGAGGGCACAGGGGCACCCAGTCGGACAGGTTGGAGGTGTAGAAGCCGCCGTCGGCAGCCCCATCAGTTCCACATCGGATATCGCACTCCGACGCGTCACAAGCCGCGAGGACCTGCCGTGTTATTCGGGCAAGCGGCCGCCGTGTGGTCGACTACGTCGAGCGCGTGGCCCTGGAGCAAAGGCACGCTTCCCCACTGCCGCGGCCCTGCGGGCCCGCAGGGCTTGGTCGCGCCAGGTCTTCCGTTGATCATCATCAGGTTCCGGGCCGGTCTCCTTTCTTCCGGTTCTGCCGGCCGCCTGCGGCTCAGGCGTCCTTGGGCACGTCGTGGCGGGTTGCCTGGCCGAACTCGCCCTCGAGGCGGCCCAGCAGGCGGCTGAGCAGCACGTTGAATTCCTTGAGGTCCTCAGGGGAGAAAACATCGGCGAACAGCCGGCGTTCACGGTCGGTGCGTTGTTGCGTGGCGGCGCGCCAGCGGTCCTGGCCGTGGGCAGTGAGCCGGACGGGCTTGCTGCGGCCGTCGGCCGCAGCGACGGATTCGATCAGCCCTGCCTGGGAGAGGCGGGCCAGACGCACGCTCATCGTGCCCGAGGTGATGCCCAGTTGCTGGGAGAGCGTGGTGGGGGAGGCCTGGTACGGCGGGCCGGAACGCTGCAGGGCCGAAAGTGCCGCCCAGTCGCCGGCGGTGAGCTCGTTGTCAGCCGCGACCTGGGTGAGCAGGCGCTCGAAAAGCCTGGCCATGCGCCCGATGCGCTGGCGGGCGGCCTCGGTCAGAGGGTCGACGTCGGGCATGTCGGCGACCCACCCCGACAGTTCGGCCTCCACCGAGTCGTGTGGCTCAAACGGTTGCTCGGATCTGGGCACCTTTGACACTCCCTTGAGTCTCAAGATAAATTACCTTGGCACTCAAGATAACCACATCAGGAGGGCTCGTGACACACACGTCCACCAACGAGGCCACGCCCGGCCTGCCCTGGGCCGGACTCCTCGCCCTTGCAGTCGCCGGATTCGTCACGGTGCTCACCGAAACCGTCCCCGCAGGCCTCCTGCCCCAGATCAGCGATGGCCTCGACGTCTCCCAGGCCACCACCGGGCAGTTAGTAACCGTCTACGCGGCCGGATCGATGCTCGCCGCGATCCCGCTGACCGCACTCACCCGCCGCTGGCCACGCCGCCCCGTGCTGCTCGTCACGGTCCTGTCCGTGGTCGCCGCCAACGCCGCCACCGCAGCCTCGCCCTGGTTCGCCTTCACCTTCACCGGCCGCCTCATCGCCGGATTGGGCGCAGGCCTGCAGTGGGCGATGATCGCCGGATACGCCATGCGCATGGTCCCCGAAGCCAGCAAGGGCAAGGCCCTGGCCATCTCCATGGGCGGCGTCCCTGTTGCCCTGGCTGTCGGCGTTCCTCTCGGCACCGCCCTGGGCACAAGCATCGGATGGCGCTCCACCTTCGCCGTCATGGCAGCCCTCGGGCTCATCGTCACTATTTGGGCTCGCGCCGCCCTCCCGCCCATCGCAGGAGAGGCAGCCCACGAACGCATGCCGGTCAAGCGGGTCCTCATGCAGCCCGGCATCATGATCCTGATGCTGGTCGCCTTCGCCTTCGAAGTCGGCCACATGAACATGTACACCTACATTGCCTCGTTCCTGTCCTCCTCCGGCCTGGAAGACCGAGTCGACGTCGTCCTGTTCGTCTTCGGCCTTGCCGCCATCACCGGCCTGTGGCTGACCGGATCCCTGATCGACCGCCACCTGCGCGCCGTCGTCCTGACCACCTTCGCCGCCTTCACCGGCGCCATGGCGCTGCTTGCCGCCCTCGGCTCCAACCCCGTCACCACGGTCGCCGCCATCGCCGTGTGGGGAATGGCCCTGGGCGCCGCCCCGACCATGCTGCAGGCCGCATCCGCCCGCGCCGCCGGCTCCGCCATGGAAATCGCCCAGTCCATGCTGGTCACGATGCTCAACGCCGGCATGGCCGCAGGGCCCTTCCTGGGCGGAGCCCTCTACGCGGCCCAAGGCACCAGCCCGCTGCCCTGGACAAGCCTTGGCCTCTTCGCTGCCGTGCTGGCCCTGTCCGCCGCACTGGGCCGCACCGCCTTCCCCGCCTCCAGCGCCGCGCCCGCGGACAGCCCCGCACCACAGGAGCAGCCCGCCGACGCCCTGGCCGCCACGTCCCGCACCTCCGGCTGACGGCATGCCGACCAATCCGGACAGCCGCCTCGCTGACACAGCCTCAGCCTCAAAGACCACCAGGTAAGGAACTCTGATGCCGTCACCGCACACTGATCCCACGACCACCAAGGTGTGGTTCATCACCGGCACCAGCACCGGTCTGGGCCGCGCCCTGGCCCACGAGGTCATCGCCGACGGCGACCGGCTCGTCGCCACCGCACGCGACACCAGCACCCTCGACGACCTGGTCGCCCTCGCGCCCGACCGGGTCCGCGCGCTGCCCCTGGACGTCACCGACCCCACCGCGGTCCGCCTTGCGGTCGACACCGCGCTCAAGGACTTCGGCCGTATCGACGTCCTGGTCAACAACGCCGGCTACGCACTGCGGGGCGGCCTCGAAGAACCCTCGGAGACCGAACTGCGCCGGCAGTTCGACACCAACGTCTTCGGCGCGCTGGATGTCACCCGGGCCGCCCTGCCGGCCATGCGCGCCCAGCGCTCGGGCTGCATCGTTCAGATGTCCTCCGTCGGCGGTGTCCTGGCAACCCTGGGCGGAACCGCGTATGCGGGCACCAAATTCGCCCTCGAAGGACTCTCCGAGGGGCTGGCTGCCGAAGTGGCCCACCTCGGTATCCACGTCCTCATCGTGGAACCCGGCCCCTTCCGCACCGACTTCACCGGCCGATCCGTGCGCTGGGCCGAGCCGATCGACGACTACCAATCCGTCCTGAACCCTGCCAAACAGCAGTTCTTGGCTATGCACGGCACACAACCCGGCGACCCCGCCCGCGCAGCCCGCGCCATCATCACAGCCACCCGGATGGAAAACCCCCCGCTGCGCCTCCCGCTGGGCGCCAACGCCATCGACCGGATCCGCGAACGACTCCAACAGCGACTGCGCGAAGTAGACGCGGTTGAGTCACTTGGCCGCCCGACCGACTTCGACTGACCACCCGACACAGCACCTTTCCCTGGCGCGAAACTGTGGCCGCTCATCGGCCCTCACCCGGCGGCCCGCAGCGCGAACTACGCACTGCTGCCGCCCACGAACGGCGCCTCACCGAGCCACCCCCGTCTCGGTGAGGCGTCTTGGCCGCTCCGCCCCCAACGCGGCGACCGGCACCGGTCACAGCGACGCGCGGCGGCTGAAGGCCGTGCGGGTCCGCACCCCGGCGAGCGCCGGACACCCGAGATCGCCCGCGAATACGAGGACCGAACGGCCGCCGAAGAGCGGGCTGAACGGGCCATGATGCTCGTGCAAGAGCAGCACTTCCCCGCCCGGTAGATCCGCCGGCTGCTCCGGGAGCACCGCGGCGCGTGGGTCCTGCCTCAATGAAGGACAGAGCGGTTCCGGGCGATGCAGATCGATATGGACAGCCACGGAACGGGCGTCGTTTGTCGACGTCCTTCGGAGTCACCTTGCAGACCTGCCACATGACCAAGGTCGATTGGTTGGGAGTCAGGTCGCGGATCTGGTGACCGGCCCCGGCGCCGGCTAGGAGCCCGAGCCGGAGGCCGTCGCAGTGGTGGCGACCGAGAAGGAGCTGACGATCGCCCCGTCCTTCTCGGACTGCTCGATGGCAGTGTCCAGCCACAGGGCGTCCTCGCCGCCCTCGGCGACCATGCGTTCGCCCAGCTCATGCACCCACACCATGCGTCCCCACCGGCAGGCGCTTCGGCGAACCGCCCCCCTTGTCGAGATGACCTGTTAGAAGTCTCAACTCGTCGGCGCAGGCGCCTCATTGGTTTCCTGTCCTGCCGTCGGCGTGCTCTGATCGGCCCGCTTGCCAATCGCGCATCCGGCCTGCCGCGTGCCCTGCGCGAAGTCGACCCCGACTTCGTCCCGCTGGACGGCACGCGCGCGGAGCGCGACCGGATCGGCGACAGCCGGGTCGACTGCTTCCACGTGCCCACGACCTGAGCGCGGTCCGGCTCACCGTCATGGGAACCGGCCCGTGGGGGACGACACCCCTCACACAGTGAGCGTCGGGGTCAGCTGAAACAAGGGGCACAACTCGCAAGGAAAGGGGGAAGACATGATCTGCGGACTCATCGTGGGTGTCACGCGCATTGAGTTGGCCTGCTTCAAGATGCGCGCTCTGTGGCCATGTGGTGACCTTGGTTGTGGAGGCTATGGCTGACCCCAGAGGAGATGGTGATATGCCTTCCATTGACAAGGCGATCGAGGACATCACGGGCGTCCGGAGCGACCTAGAGGCGGCACTTGATCCCGCCGAGCCCGACGGTGTCTACCGCGACAGCCGGGAGTGCGCCGCGCTGGCGCTGCTCTCCGCAGACACCAAGCTGCTGCTGTCCCCGCCGACCCCTCGCCCCAAGAAGGGCTAGCGGACCGACGGGAGCAGCTGAATGGAGCAGTCAGGCACTTCGGCCCTCTTGCAGGGCGCGGTGCAGGACCTTGCGTCCGACGTGGTCTCCGCCCTTCGGGGTGGAGACCACGTGCGCATGTCCGGCACGGGGGCGACGGACGACCTCGAGGGCAACTTCGCCCTCGCGGCGGTACGCGTGTTGGGAGCAGACCTGCTGCTGCCGCACGTACTCTTTCCGACTCCGCCCGCCCCGGAGGCACTTGCCGTGTTCCGCAGGACGGTGGAGGCCTTCCCGCCGCGCGCCGACGCGGCACCCACCGTCAAGTGGAGCCACTGGGCGATGAGTCGGACCCTGCGGCGGCTCGACACACCCCTGGCCGGAGCACCCGCCGGGGACCGGACCGCGGAGCCGGACGTCGCCGGCTGGCTCGACGAGGCGACATGGCAGGTGCTGACGCACCAACTCGCGGTCCTGGCCCCGCTCGCGGTGCCCGGTGAGGACTGCGCGGTGGCCCGCGCCGCCCAGCGCCGCCCGGTCGACGTGGCCCGGGGCTTCGTGCGGGCCGTGCGTCGCAGGGACTGGCAGCAGGCGGCCGGGGCGGGACGCTGGCTCACCCTGCTGGACGGGGTCCCGGACACACTCGGCCTCGCGGCGGGGCTGGACTTCGTGGAACTGATGGGTGGCAGCGACCCCCGGGTGTCCCTGCAGGTCCAGGCGGCACGGGTCATGCGGGCGGCCGGAGCGCTCGTATGACCGCCCTGGCCGCCAGGGGGATCCGAGCCGGCGAGATCCGAGAGGTGGGAGCCGCCGCGTTCGCCTGGCTGTCCGCGCACCGGGGCGACTTCGCGTTGAGCGAGGACGCACTCACCGCGGACGGCCAGGTGGACGCCACCTGGAAACCGCTCGGCGAACTGGCTCAGACCTGTGCGAGCGTACGCTCGCACACCCCGCCGTCCGATCCGCTGCACGTGTGTGCGCGGGAGCTGCTGCGGTTCGCGTGGCAGCAGACCGGCCGGGGCGAACTGTTCCTCCGGCTCCAGCAGTCGGAGCCGTTCGCGACGTACCCCCTGGAGATCTACTCCGTCTTCGCCTCGGCCGGGCTGCGGCATCCCGGATACGAGGCCGCAGCCGCCACGACGGCCCGCACCCGGGGCTGGCGGCTCACCGAGCAGGATCCGACCCGCCGGCTGGGCGTCCTGAAAGCCGAGCGGCGCAGCGGCATCCGCCGTCCGGAGCGGGACGCGGAGGTGCTGCGGCGCACCTGGCTCGGCGGACTGCCGGAACCATGGACGTTCGAGCGCTCCTCGGGGTACGCGCTCACCCACGTCGTCTTCCACCTCACCGACTGGGGCCGCACGCCCGCGGGCGTCCCCGCGGACCTGGCCGCCTACCTGGCTCACTGGTTGCCGCCCTGGCTCGACACCTGCCTGGACGCCGGGATGTGGGACCTCGGCTGCGAGCTGCTGATCGTGGCAGCGAGCCTCCCGTGCCCGCCCGACCACACGACCCTTCAGCACGCCTGGTCCCGGATCGCCCGGGCACAGCACGACTCCGGCGCTCTCCCGCAGCAGGCCCCGGTCTCCCGGGGCGAGGCCGGAGCCGACTCCGGGGGCGACGCCGCAGTGGCCCCGGAGCCGGACTTCCTTCAGTGCTACCACTCCACCCTGATGGCGGCCTTCGCGGCGGCACAGACCGTCAAGTACCTCGCCGGCGAAGGCCACGAGGACGGTGCCGAAGACCGCGCGGCGTACGTGGGCGGCACCCAGAACCGGTACAGGGGACAAGGAGTGCCCGGATGACCGACACCCGTCTGATGCACACCGTCGGCGTCCGCGCCCTGGAGTGGCTGTGGGCCCATCGCGACGGATTTCGCCTGGAGCCCGACGTCGATCCGGAAGTGGGCTTCCTGGAGCGCTTCAAACCGGTCGGTGAACTGGCCCTGATCTGCAGGGTGTTGTTCCGCGAGGGCGTGGCCGGTTCACGGCAGGCCGAACTCGCGCGCAAGCTCCTCGACCACACCTGGCGGCACACGCTGGACGGCGGCCGCATGCTGGTGCGCGGCCAGCGCATCGAGCCGCTGTCGCCCATCCCGTTCGAGGTGTACCTCCCGTACAAGGAACTCGGGTACAGCGAGCCCGAGGTGGAGCGCGCCACCGTCCTCTACCACCGGCTCGACAGCTGGGCGGCCCTCGAACTGGACCCGACCCGCCGCCTCGGACTGTCCGCGTTCCAGCGCCGCTTCGGCCTCACACCCCGCATGCCCGAGGCGGACATCGTCGGCTCGACCTGGCTGGCCCGCACCCCCGAGCCCTGGACGGTCAGCGGGCACATCGCCTACGACGTCACCCACACGGTGTTCCACCTCACCGACTGGGGAGAGCACCCCGACGGCCTGCCGCCGGACATCGCCGACTACCTCGCCATGTGGCTGCCGGTCTGGATCGACGACTGGCTGGACCTCGAGCGCTGGGACCTGCTCGGCGAACTCCTGGTCGTCGACGCCTGCCTGCCCCGCCCCACCCTGGACGAACGGGCCTGGGAGGGCTTCGCTGCCGCGCAGCAGCCCGACGGCGCCATGCCCGCCGTGCGGACGATGCCCGAGGGCGAACCGGACGAGGTGTTCGACATGATCTACCACCCGACTCTGGTCGCCGCCTTCGCCTCGGTGCTGGCCACCTCCCGCGCCCTCACCGAGCTGACGCACGCCCCCTCATGACCGGCCCGTCCACGCCCTGGCCGGGCGCCGAGGAGGACAGGGACCACTCCCTGAAGGGTGGCGGCCTCGGCACCGACGACACCACCTTGCGGGCGCGGCTGGAGAGCGCCGTCGGCGCCATCGACGCGCCCGACGTCGTCTTCGCCGTGTCCCGCTCCGGCCGCCGCACCCTGCACTGCGGTGGCACCGCCCCACCCCCACGGGTCCCGCGGCAGGACCTGCGCTACGAGATCGGTTCGGCCTCCAAGGCGTTCGCCGGCCTGCTGCTGGCCCAGCTCATCCAGCGCGGCGTGCTGACCGGGGGTGAGCCGGCCGCCGCCTGCCTGGACCCGGGCCGGCGCAGGGACGCGGACCCGGTGACGCTCGCCCACCTCATCACGCACACCGCCGGACTGCCCGCCCTGCCGGCCGACTTCTACCCGCGGGCGCTGCCCGCCTGGCGCACCAACCCCTACGGCCGCTATCCGGCCGAGCGGGTGGCCGACGCCTTCCTGCGCCACCGCACCCGGCACCGGCCCGGCACCCGGTGGCACTACTCCAACTTCGGCGTCGCCGTGCTCGGCCACGCCGTCGCGGCAGCGACCGGCACGGCGTGGGAGGAGTTGCTCGGCGCGCACGTGCTGCGACCGTTCGGCCTGAGCGGCACCGCATTGCGGGCGGAGGACCCGAAGACCGACGCCGTCGGGCACGGCAAG contains the following coding sequences:
- a CDS encoding ferritin-like domain-containing protein, yielding MTTPIPLRDIDWIRGALQTAVALEHSTMPLYCAAMYSLEVQNYPSYNTIRSVLMEEMVHMAIAANMVAALGGSPDIKGLAPSYPGTGGLPGGVAPDLRLRLAKLSTASLEAFMRLEAPEFMLNARQRGSAYPTIGAFYDAIREAIIRNAGAVERAVRLGGRANQVGGNLGYLTFEPDDDDPVGKLLQGLDIITEQGEGEGEGTVETARENFQKEGSHYARFAELRYGRRYVAPDDTVISRETERDFFTGEEIAWPVVINTLAVPDDGYAALLALDPQGPEVRKELEGFDDAYTQMMVALDTSWNGPVETWWPSLGAAVTQMDQMRVRSCFNIMRNQVPQPAVARLRDLYPREYRALERYTDLSQAVFYGPRFINSAA
- a CDS encoding MFS transporter yields the protein MVRNANRLPLGGLLALATAGFLTMLTETVPAGLLPQVGDGLHVSDSAAGQLLTVYAAGSVVAAIPLTAVTRSLPRRPLLVATIAAVALVNLVTAVSASYELTVVARAVGGMAAGIQWAMIAGYAMRLVDEPRKGRALAVSMAGVPTALALGVPVGTYAGDLLGWRYTFAAIGALALLVAGWVLAAVPPFPGEDAAGRTPLRQVFLLPGIATILIAALLFEIGHMNLYTYVAPFLRRAGLGGSVGPVLLAFGVAAMIGLFAAGVYIDRNLQGVVLATLALFTLSMVLLSLWGTHAWLAVTVLFGWGLALGIAPTMFQAAAAKAAGTAAEVAQAMLVTVLNAGMSLGSMTGGLILSGRGVGALPWTSLIVFAAALVLAAATRRTAFAAPAPTAHPPHEDRTQPREPVR
- a CDS encoding VOC family protein encodes the protein MSTFYHVCFTTPDLTATMGDLTRSAGLTWQPPVEGRLADWDYRMAFTAGGSPFIELIETDPGGPWGDTSTPGFHHLGFWTSDLTAGRTRLNSQGYPEAFSGCPYGRAFAYHRLNSLGGHIELVDLTRQSAFLQNWNPDGQPMPAIDESSLA
- a CDS encoding SDR family oxidoreductase, with translation MKPITLITGGSSGIGAATAQSLLKQGHRVALTGRDPDKLAAFAANQGAGSDLMTLPGDTSDASAVSRAVKSVTQWGRLENVVVNAGFSLPGTLMDHTPEAMHAMVLTNVLGPALVVRECIPHLKDSRGRLVLVGSVAGAKHTPNNLYSVTKWALHALAENTRLAVTADGVGVTLVAPGKVDTPFWDNRGGLPDGPAMSAQDVASCILFALNQPPGMDINQLQVRPVGQIN
- a CDS encoding MarR family winged helix-turn-helix transcriptional regulator encodes the protein MPDVDPLTEAARQRIGRMARLFERLLTQVAADNELTAGDWAALSALQRSGPPYQASPTTLSQQLGITSGTMSVRLARLSQAGLIESVAAADGRSKPVRLTAHGQDRWRAATQQRTDRERRLFADVFSPEDLKEFNVLLSRLLGRLEGEFGQATRHDVPKDA
- a CDS encoding MFS transporter, which gives rise to MTHTSTNEATPGLPWAGLLALAVAGFVTVLTETVPAGLLPQISDGLDVSQATTGQLVTVYAAGSMLAAIPLTALTRRWPRRPVLLVTVLSVVAANAATAASPWFAFTFTGRLIAGLGAGLQWAMIAGYAMRMVPEASKGKALAISMGGVPVALAVGVPLGTALGTSIGWRSTFAVMAALGLIVTIWARAALPPIAGEAAHERMPVKRVLMQPGIMILMLVAFAFEVGHMNMYTYIASFLSSSGLEDRVDVVLFVFGLAAITGLWLTGSLIDRHLRAVVLTTFAAFTGAMALLAALGSNPVTTVAAIAVWGMALGAAPTMLQAASARAAGSAMEIAQSMLVTMLNAGMAAGPFLGGALYAAQGTSPLPWTSLGLFAAVLALSAALGRTAFPASSAAPADSPAPQEQPADALAATSRTSG
- a CDS encoding oxidoreductase gives rise to the protein MPSPHTDPTTTKVWFITGTSTGLGRALAHEVIADGDRLVATARDTSTLDDLVALAPDRVRALPLDVTDPTAVRLAVDTALKDFGRIDVLVNNAGYALRGGLEEPSETELRRQFDTNVFGALDVTRAALPAMRAQRSGCIVQMSSVGGVLATLGGTAYAGTKFALEGLSEGLAAEVAHLGIHVLIVEPGPFRTDFTGRSVRWAEPIDDYQSVLNPAKQQFLAMHGTQPGDPARAARAIITATRMENPPLRLPLGANAIDRIRERLQQRLREVDAVESLGRPTDFD
- a CDS encoding serine hydrolase domain-containing protein, which produces MTGPSTPWPGAEEDRDHSLKGGGLGTDDTTLRARLESAVGAIDAPDVVFAVSRSGRRTLHCGGTAPPPRVPRQDLRYEIGSASKAFAGLLLAQLIQRGVLTGGEPAAACLDPGRRRDADPVTLAHLITHTAGLPALPADFYPRALPAWRTNPYGRYPAERVADAFLRHRTRHRPGTRWHYSNFGVAVLGHAVAAATGTAWEELLGAHVLRPFGLSGTALRAEDPKTDAVGHGKDGRTPTLAFDAGGFQAAGAVRATPHDLLTFLEAHLDPDGSPSADALRAVRTPVLRRGPGHRHVHTMAWFRHPTNGGPMYFHSGATLGQQAFLGFRPDTGTALVALCTRRFRARDPFVATAYALLAEE